The following are encoded in a window of Deltaproteobacteria bacterium genomic DNA:
- a CDS encoding acyl-CoA dehydrogenase family protein: MLDLEHSPVKSFFLGQIVEQNIFPFPSKNSEQSETLRIVLDSIDKFMTSNEKELAEFDRDNSYSDEYLEKLKELGLFGLIIPEEYDGLGFSNAAYSRVMQQVSRYDGATAVTIGAHSSIGIKGLLLYGNEAQKRKYLPKLATGELIGAFCLTEANAGSDAASLRTTATKDSNGNWILNGEKIWISNSPFAGFFTVFARTSSEGGKLSAFIVEREFSGVSIGKKEDKMGIRASATASVSFDNVKVPAENLLGEEGKGFKIAVSILNNGRTGLGGGCIGGIKRCIELASQYSSERKQFDKSICEFGLVKEKLANMMVDCFATESVVTMTAHYIDSNMQDYSLEAAIAKVFASEALWRSANEAMQIAGGNGYMKEYPYEKIVRDSRINIIFEGTNEILRLFIALSGMRDAGEFLKGVSKSAINFLNDPIKGFGVLSQYASKKFVHFTSLGRDKIESIHPSLKEEAEIFEVHTLELSKVTESCLRKYGKNIVEQQFIMKRLADVAIELFAGLCVLSRVTSMINESSEEKCEKEIAIARIFSHRAKINISQSLKDAEHNKDFLKEKLADFISTEQAYPWDTI, translated from the coding sequence GTGTTAGATCTTGAACACAGTCCAGTAAAGTCCTTCTTCTTGGGGCAAATTGTCGAGCAGAACATTTTCCCGTTCCCGAGCAAGAACTCTGAGCAGTCTGAAACTCTGAGAATCGTTCTCGATAGTATAGATAAGTTCATGACTTCTAATGAAAAAGAGTTAGCTGAGTTCGATCGCGACAATAGTTATTCCGACGAGTATTTAGAAAAACTAAAAGAGCTTGGCCTTTTTGGATTAATTATTCCGGAGGAGTACGATGGATTGGGTTTCTCCAATGCAGCTTATTCTCGCGTAATGCAGCAGGTTAGCCGTTATGACGGTGCTACTGCTGTTACAATTGGTGCACACTCCTCGATAGGCATCAAGGGATTACTCCTTTATGGCAATGAGGCACAAAAGAGAAAATATCTGCCGAAGCTTGCTACTGGGGAGTTGATTGGCGCTTTTTGCCTTACCGAAGCAAACGCTGGAAGCGACGCGGCTTCTCTAAGAACGACCGCTACAAAGGACAGTAATGGGAATTGGATCTTAAATGGAGAAAAAATTTGGATTAGCAATTCTCCATTTGCGGGCTTTTTTACCGTCTTTGCTCGCACTAGTAGCGAGGGCGGCAAACTTTCGGCTTTTATCGTAGAGCGCGAGTTTAGTGGGGTAAGCATTGGTAAGAAGGAAGACAAGATGGGAATTCGCGCGTCGGCGACAGCATCAGTGTCTTTCGATAACGTCAAAGTTCCTGCTGAAAATTTATTGGGAGAGGAAGGCAAGGGTTTTAAAATTGCCGTTTCAATCTTAAACAATGGAAGAACGGGTCTAGGCGGTGGTTGCATCGGTGGCATAAAGCGCTGTATCGAGCTCGCTAGCCAGTACTCGTCTGAAAGAAAGCAGTTCGATAAGAGCATTTGCGAGTTTGGCTTAGTAAAAGAAAAGCTAGCAAATATGATGGTCGACTGCTTTGCCACTGAAAGTGTCGTTACAATGACAGCCCACTATATCGATTCAAATATGCAGGACTATTCACTGGAAGCTGCTATTGCAAAGGTATTTGCGTCCGAAGCACTGTGGCGCTCAGCCAATGAGGCCATGCAGATTGCGGGCGGCAACGGCTATATGAAAGAATACCCCTACGAAAAAATTGTCAGAGACTCCCGAATTAATATAATTTTTGAAGGCACTAACGAAATATTGCGACTTTTTATCGCGTTATCGGGAATGCGCGATGCCGGGGAATTTTTAAAAGGCGTTAGCAAGAGTGCAATAAATTTTTTAAACGACCCAATTAAGGGTTTTGGGGTTCTCTCACAATATGCGAGCAAGAAATTTGTTCATTTTACCTCACTCGGACGAGACAAGATAGAATCGATTCACCCTTCATTAAAAGAAGAAGCAGAAATATTTGAGGTTCACACGCTTGAACTCTCCAAAGTTACTGAAAGCTGTCTGCGCAAATACGGCAAGAACATAGTGGAACAGCAGTTCATAATGAAGCGCCTCGCCGACGTTGCGATAGAGCTCTTTGCTGGACTATGCGTTCTAAGCCGTGTCACGAGCATGATAAACGAGAGTTCAGAAGAGAAATGCGAAAAAGAAATCGCCATAGCACGCATTTTCTCCCATCGGGCAAAAATCAATATATCTCAATCACTAAAGGATGCGGAACACAACAAGGATTTTCTTAAAGAAAAACTCGCGGATTTCATATCCACTGAACAGGCCTATCCATGGGATACAATATAG
- the argS gene encoding arginine--tRNA ligase, with protein sequence MKDPIESFKRLLSASISSASGLDQDYISVKLEITRDPKFGDLAFPCFELSKLWKKSPNSCAEKLLGEISLPPQIARAEVVGAFLNFFFSKRAFAEEVLANVKTDKSTDEPLSAEEARRIVIDYSSPNIAKPFHVGHLRTTLIGNCLDKVYRHLRYKVTSINHLGDWGTQFGFVWAGCKLWGKPEAATVSALVDLYRKATALKEKQEVDPSLITSPESDINSIARSYFVDLENGADYAVTFWQWCLDLSLKYFKETYEKLGVHFDYYTGESFYSSHLDSVKQSLEKAGILQRSKDAWGVDLGEELGFARILTPDGRSLYLTRDIACAEYRNATFKFDKALYVVGAPQELHFRQLKAILKLLGRDYADKIEHVSFGHVKGMKTRGEGGAIELNDLLDEAKERALDAYKTQVAKRPEDLDEEVVATAVALGAIVFSNLSRSRLKEVTFSWEHALEFQGDTGPYILYAYARINGIKKKAKEHGIFTSASIDTNLICDDSAYQLVKLIAEFDKAINRTIEFSEPSYLANYALELAKGIAKSYLDLRVIGEEAALATARLSLFEAARQTLGTAIELLGMRKLEQM encoded by the coding sequence ATGAAAGATCCTATCGAAAGTTTTAAGCGCCTTTTATCGGCAAGTATCTCCAGCGCTTCCGGGCTAGATCAAGACTATATTAGTGTAAAATTAGAGATTACTCGCGATCCTAAATTTGGTGACCTGGCATTCCCCTGTTTCGAGCTGTCTAAACTCTGGAAAAAATCGCCTAATAGTTGCGCCGAAAAACTGCTGGGGGAAATTTCCTTGCCCCCCCAGATTGCTCGCGCTGAGGTTGTGGGGGCGTTTTTGAACTTTTTTTTTAGTAAGAGAGCCTTTGCCGAGGAAGTGCTGGCTAACGTTAAGACAGACAAGTCTACAGACGAGCCTCTTAGCGCAGAGGAGGCTCGAAGAATCGTAATAGATTACAGCAGCCCAAACATTGCAAAACCTTTCCACGTAGGCCATCTGCGCACTACGCTAATTGGCAATTGTTTGGACAAAGTATATCGGCATCTACGTTATAAGGTGACAAGCATCAATCATTTAGGGGATTGGGGAACTCAGTTTGGCTTCGTATGGGCGGGATGTAAACTTTGGGGAAAACCGGAGGCGGCAACCGTTAGCGCGCTGGTCGATCTATATCGCAAGGCAACCGCCTTAAAGGAAAAGCAAGAAGTAGATCCAAGTCTCATAACTTCACCCGAGTCGGATATAAACAGCATTGCGCGCTCTTACTTCGTAGATCTGGAAAACGGCGCCGATTATGCTGTGACTTTTTGGCAGTGGTGTTTAGACCTCTCCTTAAAATATTTCAAGGAAACTTACGAAAAATTAGGCGTTCACTTTGACTACTATACGGGCGAGTCTTTCTATTCCTCCCACCTCGACTCTGTAAAACAAAGTTTGGAAAAAGCTGGCATATTGCAGCGCTCAAAAGATGCCTGGGGCGTGGATTTGGGGGAAGAGCTGGGTTTTGCCCGGATTCTTACTCCGGATGGGCGCTCGCTCTATCTTACGAGAGATATTGCCTGTGCTGAATATAGAAACGCCACTTTCAAATTCGACAAGGCTCTTTACGTAGTAGGCGCACCACAGGAGCTTCACTTTAGGCAGCTTAAAGCTATCCTTAAGCTCCTCGGGAGAGATTATGCGGATAAGATTGAGCACGTCTCTTTTGGTCACGTAAAGGGAATGAAGACGCGAGGTGAAGGGGGCGCTATAGAACTTAATGACCTTCTCGATGAAGCGAAGGAACGCGCCTTAGATGCATACAAGACGCAAGTAGCCAAGCGCCCGGAGGATTTAGACGAAGAAGTTGTAGCGACTGCGGTCGCTCTTGGGGCAATAGTATTTAGCAACCTGTCGCGCAGCCGACTTAAAGAAGTTACCTTTAGCTGGGAACATGCGTTGGAGTTTCAAGGCGATACCGGCCCATATATTTTATATGCGTACGCTCGCATTAATGGCATTAAGAAAAAAGCTAAGGAGCACGGCATTTTCACCAGCGCAAGCATCGACACTAATCTAATATGCGATGACTCTGCTTATCAGTTAGTAAAACTAATAGCGGAATTCGACAAAGCAATTAACAGGACCATTGAATTTAGCGAGCCTAGCTATTTAGCGAACTACGCCTTGGAATTGGCGAAGGGCATAGCTAAGAGCTACCTGGATTTAAGAGTAATTGGCGAAGAGGCCGCACTAGCTACCGCAAGACTTTCTCTATTTGAGGCTGCAAGACAGACCCTTGGAACAGCAATTGAGCTACTTGGCATGAGGAAGCTCGAGCAGATGTAG